CGATGGCTTCCTCAGAAGAGCCGCCAAAATAGAGCGGCGGGCCCTCTTCCTGCACCGGCGGGAACAGCACTTCCGCCCCTTCGACGCGGATATGTTCGCCGTGGAAATCTACCTTCTCGCCTTTCAGCAGACGGGAGTAGACCTCAAGAAATTCCCGCGTCACCTGATAGCGTTCAGCATGCGTGAGGAAGATGCCATCGCCTTTGTTTTCAACCGGATCGCCGCCGGTAACCACATTGATCAGCAGGCGACCTTCCGAAAGGCGATCCAGCGTTGCCGCCATCCGTGCGGCCAGGCTTGGCGGCTGCAATCCGGGCCGTACCGCCACCAGATAACGTAATTTTTTCGTAATGGGTGCCAGCGCGGAGGCCACCAGCCAGGAGTCTTCGCAACTCTTGCCGGTTGGGATCAGCACGCCGTAGTAGCCAAGGTTATCCGCAGCCAGGGCAATCTGTTGTAAATAGGGGAGATCCACCGCGCGCCCCCCTTCAGTGGTGCCGAGATAGCGCCCGTCGCCGTGGGTGGGCAAAAACCAGAAGAGATTGATATTTTCCTGTGCTTTCTCGCTCATTATCATTTTCCTATATAACGATATATGAATTTATTGGATACAAAGTAAGACTTTGGTTATAAACCTCACAGCAGGAAATGTGCCAGAACAGAAAATTCATTTTTAATGTTAACTATCAATATCTTATATTGATATAACTACCAGCACGCCTGCTGCAAATGCAGCAACCTTGTGCGCCCTGTGCTGCATTTGCAGCAGGAAATCGCGTTTACTCCTCTCGCCGGTGCCATTTTCTGGCGTTATTGTGGCGTCAGGTTTTATCTCCTTGCAGGTAACGCGATGCAGAATTATGGCCCCACCCTGATCGACCCGGCATCGATCGCCTTTCAGAGCGTGCTGGATCGGCTGGCCCCGACCGATGCCACCGTGCTAATCGTCGGTGAAACCGGCACCGGCAAAGAGGGCGTGGCACGCTATCTGCATCACCACAGCCCACGTCGCCAGCAGCCTTTTCTGGCGGTGAACTGCGGCGCACTGACCGAAAGCCTTGCCGAATCCGAGCTGTTTGGCCATGAAAAAGGCGCATTTACCGGCGCAGCCGAACGTCATCAGGGCTGGTTTGAAGCGGCGGAAGGCGGCACCCTGCTGCTGGATGAGATTGGCGAGCTGAGCCTGCCGTTACAGGTCAAACTGCTGCGTGTTTTGCAGGAGCGGGAAGTGACCCGCGTTGGCTCGCGCCGCCCGGTGAAAGTTAACGTGCGGGTGATCGCCGCCACCCATGTCGATCTGGCTCTGGCGATCCGTGAACGGCGTTTCCGCGAAGACCTCTATTACCGGCTCAATGTGGCGGCGGTGACCCTGCCGCCATTGCGTCAGCGGCGGGAAGATATTCCGCTGCTGGCTGAACATTTTCTGACGCTTTATGCACGCCGCCTTGGGCGTCCACAGTTGCGGCTGGGTGAAGATACGCTGGCAACGCTGATGGCTTATCCCTGGCCGGGGAATATCCGCGAGCTGGAGAACACTCTGCATAATGCGGTATTGCTGAGTAAGGAGCCGTTGATCGCGCCAGACCAGCTGCGGCTGAGTACCTTAAGTCATGAGCGGCTGGCAGAAGGGGATGGTGCGCTGGATGACTTTATGCGCCAGCAGCTTCAGAGCAACCACGGGCAAAGCTGGCAACGTATTACTGGCGCACTGGTGCGCAATGCTCTTGAACTGAGTCAGGGTAATCAGATCCAGGCGGCGGCGCTGCTGGGGATCAGCCGTAATACGCTGCGCACCCAGCTCGGCTATCTGGGTCTGATTAAGCCGCGCCGCAGTCTGGTGAGCGCCATCCCGCCCGGTGCCAGCGCCAGAGTGCCGCCGGAGCGTGAATTGCGTATTGGTTATCAGAAGTTTGGCAATCTTGGCATTCTGAAAGCACGTCAGTCGCTGGAAGCAGAATTTGCCGATCGCGGGATCAGCGTGCTGTGGAGTGAATTTCCTGCTGGCCCCCAACTGTTACATGCGCTGGCTAATCGCGAGATTGATTTTGGCACTACCGGCGAAGTGCCGCCGATATTCTCCCAGGCCGATAAAAACGGTCTGCTTTACGTTGCCTGGGAACCCGCCGCGCCGCAAAGCGTGGCTCTGCTGGTGCCAGGGCACAGCCAGGTTCACACCATTGCCGATCTGCGCGGCAAGCGTATCGCGGTAAACAAAGGTTCGAACGTGCATTATCTGCTGGTGCAGATCCTGGATGAGGCCGGTATGACGCTGGACGATGTGCGCGTGGTGTATGCTCCGCCAAAATATCCGCTGACGCCCAGTGACCTGCATGCGGTGGACGCCTGGATGATGTGGGATCCGTTGCTCAGCGACGCCGAGCAAGGGGGGCAACTGCGGGTGATCGCCAACGGTGTCGGGCGCGTCAGTAACCATCAGTTCTATCTCGCCCACCGTGAATTCGCTGCCCGCTCCGGCGATTTGCTGCCCACGCTGCTGACGGCGCTGGAGCAAACCGGACGCTATATTGATACTCAACGTACTGAAGCCGCCACGCTGCTCTCAGCCGAACTGGGGCTCTCCACTGATTCCCTGTCACACGCCCTTTCGCGCCGCAGCCATCAGACCCAGCGTATGGATCTGACCATTATTCGCCAGCAGCAGGCAATAGCGGACCGCTTCTATGCCCTGGGTTTATTACCCAGAGCGATTAAGATCCGCGAGGCGGTGTGGCTGGAGTAACATTTTCCGGGACGCCTCGCAGCTTTTCTCCCTGTCTCTGCGCCCTCAATCATCTTCTGTTAAAACGGTTCTGCTTCACAAACAACCGAAAAAAGCATGGTCAGAATGTATTTTATAAAATACACTGCCGCACATTAAGGAAGATGAGGATCATGAAATATACGCTCAGCCGTTTTTGTGATGACCAGGGCAATATCCCCTACACACAATGGATAAAAGGATTAAAGGATCTCAAAGCTGTCACAAAGATCGATACCCGGCTTGACCGGGCCGAAGAGGGTAATTTCGGCGATCATAAATATCTGCGGGAAGGCATTTGGGCAATGCGTATTGATTACGGTCCCGGTTACCGGCTCTATTATGCCTTTGAGCAGAAAGAGATGGTGATATTGCTGGGGGGTGGTGACAAAAAAAGTCAGGACGACGATATAAATAATGCTGTAAGCAACTGGAAAATCTATCAATCAAGGGGAAGACGATGAAAAAATTTCCAAAATCTGTGTCTCACGATGATGCGGTTATTGAGTTCATTCGTGAAACGCCCGGATACGCGGAAATGTATCTGCAAACAGCGCTGGAAGATATTTACGAGGAAGGCGGTATAGGTGCGTTCTTAACGGCACTCCGGCGCGTAGTGGACGCCCGTGGTGGCATTGGCGAAATCTCAGCAAAGTCTGGCCTGTCACGCGAACAGCTTTATAAAACGCTTTCAGATAAGGGCAATCCCACTATTACCACCTTAACTGAGGTTACCCGCGCAGCGGGGATCAAACTCTTTTCCCGCAGTGAAACTTAACTCGCCTGCGTAAACAGTGGGGATGCTGTTACACATCCCCCACACAGAAACCCGATAACGATATCTTCGCAGCTATAGCTATTCAAAAGGCACCACGCCTGTACAGTTTTAACTGAATGACAGCGTTGCCCGTCCCTGGTTCGTCCGTGCAGATGCTACTCTTACAAGCAGGAAGTTTCGAGTGGCTTATGTGCGAGAGTAAATGAGCGTTGTGTCATAAGTGGGCCTGCTCTTTCCATAGGGTATAATAGCTACCTTCCTGCTGGACCAGCTCATTATGCGTGCCCTCTTCCTTAATAAGTCCTTTCTGCAGCACTATAATTCTGTCCATTCCAATCACCGACGACAGACGGTGCGCAATCGCTTCCAGTTAAATTTCATTACCCTGGTGTAATCCACAAAATCAGAATTCTTAACGCTCACCTTGTCATGCGCCAGACAGACAGATCGGCTACCATGCTGTGAAGAGAATGTTAAACATCGAACAGGGAGATACTATGACTCAGCCTTCAGCCGCTAAAGGCTTATCTGTTAACGAAGCACTGGACAAGCTTGAAACTTTCTATGAAGAGGCGGTGACCGCCCTGCGGGAGGCGATTACCACCTATATCAGCAGCGGTAAACTGCCGGATGAGGCTGCCCGTGCCCGTGGTCTGTTTGTCTATCCTGAACTTCGCGTCAGCTGGCAAGGGGATGAATCCGCTCACCGCCTGACCCGCGCCTTTGGCCGTTTTACGCGCCCCGGCAGCTACGCTACTACGGTGACCCGCCCGGCGCTGGCCCGCCATTACCTCTCCGAACAGCTGGAGATGTTGGCCGGTGAGTATCCGGTGACGCTGGAAGTGAAACCTTCCGCACAGGAAATCCCTTTCCCTTATGTGATCGATGGCTCCAATCTGGGGCTGGATCGCACCATGAGTGCCGGGCTGGCAAAACATTTCCCTACCACCGAACTGGCGCAGAT
This genomic window from Erwinia sp. E_sp_B01_1 contains:
- a CDS encoding type II toxin-antitoxin system RelE/ParE family toxin is translated as MKYTLSRFCDDQGNIPYTQWIKGLKDLKAVTKIDTRLDRAEEGNFGDHKYLREGIWAMRIDYGPGYRLYYAFEQKEMVILLGGGDKKSQDDDINNAVSNWKIYQSRGRR
- a CDS encoding addiction module antidote protein, whose amino-acid sequence is MKKFPKSVSHDDAVIEFIRETPGYAEMYLQTALEDIYEEGGIGAFLTALRRVVDARGGIGEISAKSGLSREQLYKTLSDKGNPTITTLTEVTRAAGIKLFSRSET
- a CDS encoding aliphatic sulfonate ABC transporter substrate-binding protein is translated as MQNYGPTLIDPASIAFQSVLDRLAPTDATVLIVGETGTGKEGVARYLHHHSPRRQQPFLAVNCGALTESLAESELFGHEKGAFTGAAERHQGWFEAAEGGTLLLDEIGELSLPLQVKLLRVLQEREVTRVGSRRPVKVNVRVIAATHVDLALAIRERRFREDLYYRLNVAAVTLPPLRQRREDIPLLAEHFLTLYARRLGRPQLRLGEDTLATLMAYPWPGNIRELENTLHNAVLLSKEPLIAPDQLRLSTLSHERLAEGDGALDDFMRQQLQSNHGQSWQRITGALVRNALELSQGNQIQAAALLGISRNTLRTQLGYLGLIKPRRSLVSAIPPGASARVPPERELRIGYQKFGNLGILKARQSLEAEFADRGISVLWSEFPAGPQLLHALANREIDFGTTGEVPPIFSQADKNGLLYVAWEPAAPQSVALLVPGHSQVHTIADLRGKRIAVNKGSNVHYLLVQILDEAGMTLDDVRVVYAPPKYPLTPSDLHAVDAWMMWDPLLSDAEQGGQLRVIANGVGRVSNHQFYLAHREFAARSGDLLPTLLTALEQTGRYIDTQRTEAATLLSAELGLSTDSLSHALSRRSHQTQRMDLTIIRQQQAIADRFYALGLLPRAIKIREAVWLE